The genomic window AGCCGAATGAGGGGACGTAAGTTTCGGGGAGTAGCGCAGCATGGGAGCGCACTCGCTTGGGGTGCGAGTGGTCGGCGGTTCAAATCCGCTCTCCCCGACCAAGTCTTCAGTTTTTTAAAAACCAATAACAGAACACTTCTGCTCAAGGAGGATTTATAGGTGAGCTCTCAATCACTTTTTAGCCTAAAAGATGAAGTAGCTGTTGTTACCGGAGGCGCTCAAGGTTTGGGTGAACAAATGGCTATTGGTTTAGCTGAAGCCGGTGCTCATGTGGTAATAGCTGATTTAAATCTGGATAGCGCCAAGAAAGTTGCTCAATCACTAGAGAAATATGGCGCTAAAACCATGGCAGTTCACGTCGATGTGACTCAAAAACCTTTAGTTGAAAATATGGTGGATGAAATCGTCAAAAAATTTCAGAAAATCGACATCCTAGTCACTTCAGCTGGTGTAGGTCAATGGGTTCCAGCAGTTGATATGCCTGAATCCGATTGGAAGCGGGTTATGGATATTAATTTGAATGGAACATTTTTTTGCTGTCAATCAGTTGGCAAAAAAATGATTGAGAAAAAGAAGGGGAGCATCGTTACCATCTCATCCATGTCTGGTCTTATTGTGAATACTCCTCAATGCCAATCCCACTACAATACTTCTAAGGGTGGAGTGATCATGCTAACCAAATCATTGGCTTCAGAATGGGCACCTTATGGGGTTAGGGTGAATTCTATTGCACCTGGCTATATGAAGACACAATTGGTTGCCGATCTGCTCCTTGAATATCCTGAATATGCTGAAGCTTGGACCAAACTGGTTCCCTTTGGTCGTTTTGGAAA from Candidatus Atribacteria bacterium ADurb.Bin276 includes these protein-coding regions:
- the gno gene encoding Gluconate 5-dehydrogenase; protein product: MSSQSLFSLKDEVAVVTGGAQGLGEQMAIGLAEAGAHVVIADLNLDSAKKVAQSLEKYGAKTMAVHVDVTQKPLVENMVDEIVKKFQKIDILVTSAGVGQWVPAVDMPESDWKRVMDINLNGTFFCCQSVGKKMIEKKKGSIVTISSMSGLIVNTPQCQSHYNTSKGGVIMLTKSLASEWAPYGVRVNSIAPGYMKTQLVADLLLEYPEYAEAWTKLVPFGRFGKPEEMKGPCVFLASNASSFVTGSVVVMDGGYTIW